The following proteins are co-located in the Rhodococcus opacus B4 genome:
- a CDS encoding FAD-dependent monooxygenase encodes MPHDTVLISGAGIAGPALAFWLARSGYAVTVVEKAPALRLGGQAVDFKGEVHRKVLEKMGILDEVHRRQTGKTDLRIVDEHDRHLATMPGEFIGGDVEILRGDLTEILYERTADSCEYLFGDSVTAMTDTESGVEVTFEKSHARRFDLVFGADGIHSAVRRHRFGPEEDFVRFLGYYYAVVGTTDAVGAASFDRERATGLMYNEPGRMVVVGGPKAPELLVFASDPIDYDRGDVTEQKQLLATAYAGAGWRVPGLLAHLDDAPDFYLDSIARVETDTYTAGRVALLGDAAYGNTLGGFGTGLALVGAYVLAGELAAAAGGDHRVAFGRYDEQMHRYAKVARTGSAGPFLAPKSPTRITLRNWMFKSKILFGAMMKLTDFFATGIDLQDYPALRSAGRPGNVDHP; translated from the coding sequence ATGCCGCACGACACCGTCCTGATCTCAGGTGCCGGCATCGCCGGGCCGGCCCTGGCGTTCTGGCTTGCTCGCAGCGGATACGCCGTCACCGTCGTCGAGAAGGCGCCGGCCCTTCGGCTCGGCGGCCAGGCAGTCGACTTCAAGGGGGAGGTGCACCGGAAGGTGCTGGAAAAGATGGGGATTCTCGACGAGGTGCACCGCAGGCAGACCGGGAAGACCGACCTCCGGATCGTCGACGAACACGACAGGCACCTGGCGACCATGCCCGGTGAATTCATCGGCGGGGACGTCGAGATCCTGCGGGGCGACCTGACCGAGATCCTCTACGAGCGGACCGCGGATTCGTGCGAGTACCTCTTCGGTGATTCCGTCACCGCAATGACCGACACGGAGTCCGGTGTCGAGGTCACGTTCGAGAAGTCGCACGCACGCCGCTTCGACCTGGTGTTCGGCGCCGACGGCATCCACTCGGCCGTGCGCCGGCACCGGTTCGGACCGGAGGAGGACTTCGTCCGATTCCTCGGGTACTACTACGCCGTCGTCGGCACGACGGACGCGGTGGGTGCGGCGTCGTTCGACAGGGAACGCGCGACGGGTTTGATGTACAACGAACCCGGAAGGATGGTCGTCGTCGGTGGGCCGAAGGCCCCCGAGTTGCTCGTCTTCGCCTCCGACCCGATCGACTACGACCGCGGCGACGTCACCGAGCAGAAGCAACTGCTGGCCACCGCGTATGCAGGCGCGGGCTGGCGCGTGCCAGGGTTGCTCGCGCACCTGGACGACGCGCCCGACTTCTACCTCGACTCGATCGCACGGGTCGAGACCGATACCTACACCGCCGGACGCGTGGCCCTGCTCGGTGATGCCGCGTACGGAAACACGCTCGGCGGCTTCGGAACCGGGCTCGCCCTCGTCGGTGCGTATGTACTGGCGGGCGAACTCGCCGCCGCCGCCGGTGGCGACCACCGCGTGGCCTTCGGACGCTACGACGAGCAGATGCACCGGTACGCGAAGGTTGCCCGCACAGGCAGCGCCGGACCGTTTCTCGCGCCGAAGTCGCCCACTCGAATCACGCTGCGCAATTGGATGTTCAAGTCCAAGATCCTGTTCGGCGCGATGATGAAACTGACCGACTTCTTCGCCACCGGCATCGACCTGCAGGACTACCCGGCGCTGCGATCAGCCGGGCGTCCCGGCAATGTTGACCATCCATGA
- the ahpC gene encoding alkyl hydroperoxide reductase subunit C has protein sequence MALINTQIKPFAASAFKDGAFTTVSADDVAGKWAIFFFYPADFTFVCPTELGDLADHYEELQRLGVEVFSVSTDTHFTHKAWHGSSDTIGKIKYAMIGDPTQEISKNFEILRENEGLADRGTFLVDPDGVIQFTEVTAEGIGRNAAELVRKVKAAQYVRSHPGEVCPAKWEEGEETLAPSLDLVGKI, from the coding sequence ATGGCCCTGATCAACACGCAGATCAAGCCCTTCGCGGCGTCCGCTTTCAAGGACGGCGCGTTCACGACCGTGTCCGCTGACGACGTCGCGGGCAAGTGGGCGATCTTCTTCTTCTACCCGGCCGACTTCACCTTCGTCTGCCCGACGGAACTCGGCGACCTCGCCGACCACTACGAAGAACTGCAGCGTCTCGGCGTCGAGGTCTTCTCGGTGTCCACCGACACTCACTTCACGCACAAGGCGTGGCACGGTTCCTCCGACACCATCGGCAAGATCAAGTACGCCATGATCGGCGACCCGACCCAGGAGATCAGCAAGAACTTCGAGATCCTCCGCGAGAACGAGGGTCTGGCCGATCGCGGCACCTTCCTCGTCGACCCCGACGGTGTCATCCAGTTCACCGAGGTCACCGCGGAAGGCATCGGCCGCAACGCCGCCGAGCTGGTCCGCAAGGTCAAGGCCGCCCAGTACGTCCGCTCGCACCCGGGCGAGGTCTGCCCGGCCAAGTGGGAAGAGGGCGAAGAGACCCTCGCTCCGTCGCTCGACCTCGTCGGCAAGATCTGA
- a CDS encoding lipoprotein LpqH, whose amino-acid sequence MNKVIRTRKRIFTTGIVAAAAVALLASGCSDTSDSSSGGSSEQSAATAAPAGASAAAVDGKALDANFDATCAKQGDTLALALADTGNATYGDLAVSATITGTDTVQAVGIAGSKGGSNGLPYALGFGQGMPGGSAKVVKDGDTYTVTGEGVGAPDMSNPTAPSSAKFDITFACSTIVGG is encoded by the coding sequence ATGAACAAGGTCATTCGGACTCGGAAGCGCATCTTCACCACCGGCATCGTCGCGGCGGCCGCCGTCGCGCTGCTCGCCTCGGGCTGCAGTGATACCAGCGACAGCAGTTCGGGCGGAAGCTCCGAGCAGTCCGCGGCCACGGCGGCTCCGGCAGGGGCGTCGGCGGCCGCGGTCGACGGCAAGGCGCTGGACGCGAACTTCGACGCGACCTGCGCGAAGCAGGGCGACACCCTGGCGCTCGCGCTGGCGGACACCGGCAACGCGACGTACGGCGACCTGGCGGTCTCCGCGACGATCACCGGAACCGACACCGTGCAGGCGGTCGGGATCGCCGGTAGCAAGGGCGGGTCGAACGGTCTCCCGTACGCCCTCGGCTTCGGGCAGGGCATGCCCGGCGGCTCCGCGAAGGTCGTCAAGGACGGCGACACCTACACGGTCACCGGCGAAGGCGTCGGGGCGCCCGACATGAGCAACCCGACCGCGCCGAGTTCAGCGAAGTTCGACATCACGTTCGCATGCTCGACCATCGTGGGCGGCTGA
- a CDS encoding VOC family protein, which yields MTSRLNPYISFDGNARQAMEFYKDVFGGTLAVSTFGEFGAPDAEGADKIMHAMLESDNGFTLMGADTPPGMEHNPGTNIAVSLSGDDGDLLRGYWAKLSGGGSVSVPLEKQMWGDEFGACTDQFGISWMVNIAGTPG from the coding sequence ATGACCTCTCGTCTCAACCCTTACATCAGCTTCGACGGCAACGCGCGGCAGGCAATGGAGTTCTACAAGGACGTCTTCGGTGGCACCCTGGCGGTGAGCACCTTCGGTGAGTTCGGCGCCCCGGACGCCGAGGGAGCCGACAAGATCATGCACGCCATGCTCGAATCCGACAACGGGTTCACCCTCATGGGCGCAGACACGCCGCCCGGCATGGAACACAACCCGGGAACCAACATCGCGGTGAGCCTGAGCGGCGACGACGGCGACCTGCTCCGCGGTTACTGGGCCAAGCTCTCGGGCGGCGGCTCCGTGTCGGTGCCCCTCGAGAAGCAGATGTGGGGAGACGAATTCGGCGCCTGTACCGACCAATTCGGCATCTCATGGATGGTCAACATTGCCGGGACGCCCGGCTGA
- a CDS encoding TetR/AcrR family transcriptional regulator, with product MVTQPRTAELLWGSPDRPKRGPKPALSLEQIVATAISMADAEGLATLSMQRLAEDLGFTKMSLYRYTPGKAELTALMLDAALGPAPDLSDLDDWRAALHEWALRMWAGLRRHPWVVDVAVGPRVMGPNELDWLETGLGALSDTGLTGGERLDSVVLITGHVRSLAQQSTAPGAETDTPEKSLNAIMSGILTDNAERYPEAAAAFASAGSSSGQDDALEFGLARIFDGLAALVAERAE from the coding sequence ATGGTCACCCAGCCCCGTACCGCCGAGCTTCTCTGGGGATCGCCGGACCGGCCGAAGCGCGGCCCGAAGCCGGCGCTGAGCCTCGAGCAGATCGTCGCCACCGCCATCTCGATGGCCGATGCGGAGGGCCTCGCCACGTTGTCGATGCAGCGCCTCGCGGAGGATCTCGGGTTCACCAAGATGTCCCTCTACCGCTACACCCCCGGGAAGGCCGAACTGACCGCCCTCATGCTCGATGCCGCTCTCGGACCCGCACCCGACCTGTCCGACCTCGACGACTGGCGTGCAGCGCTCCACGAGTGGGCACTGCGCATGTGGGCGGGTCTGCGACGGCATCCGTGGGTCGTGGACGTCGCCGTCGGCCCCCGCGTGATGGGGCCGAACGAATTGGACTGGCTCGAAACAGGTCTCGGGGCACTGAGCGATACCGGCCTCACCGGCGGGGAACGACTGGATTCGGTCGTCCTGATCACCGGCCACGTCCGCAGCCTCGCTCAGCAGTCGACGGCACCCGGCGCCGAAACCGACACACCCGAGAAGTCCCTGAACGCAATCATGTCGGGAATCCTCACCGACAACGCCGAACGCTACCCCGAAGCGGCGGCGGCCTTCGCCTCCGCCGGCTCCTCGTCCGGGCAGGACGATGCGCTCGAATTCGGCCTGGCCCGGATCTTCGACGGCCTCGCCGCACTCGTCGCGGAACGCGCCGAATAG
- the ahpF gene encoding alkyl hydroperoxide reductase subunit F → MLEASLAGQLKSLLERLTLPIELVSSLDDGPKSTELAELLTEIAAMSDKVTYERRDDDARRPSFAVRRSGTDIEVRFAGIPLGHEFTSLALALLQVGGYPSKESPELLEQVRNLDGDFHFETYFSLSCQNCPDVVQALNLMAVLNPRISHVAIDGALFQDEVDGRQIMAVPTVFVNGELFGSGRMSLEEIIGKLDVGAADRAATAIAQKDPFDVLVVGGGPSGAAAAVYAARKGIRTGIAAERFGGQVLDTMAIENFISVPYTEGPQFGSALENHVRQYGVDIMNTQKAAKLVPAATENGLVEIELESGASLLARTVILSTGARWRSMNVPGEDAYRNKGVTYCPHCDGPLFKGKRVAVIGGGNSGVEAAIDLAGLVEHVTLIEFDSVLRADEVLQRKLRSLPNADILLSTLTTEVVGDGGKVTGLAYQDRTTDTAHTLDVEGVFVQIGLLPNTEWLAGSVELSDRGEIAIDDRGQTSVPGVFAAGDCTTVPYKQIVIAAGAGATAALSAFDRLIRTGVPAEESAAATVG, encoded by the coding sequence ATGCTCGAAGCCTCGCTCGCCGGCCAACTCAAGTCCCTCCTCGAACGGCTGACCCTGCCGATCGAGCTCGTCTCCTCGCTCGACGACGGTCCCAAGTCCACCGAACTCGCCGAACTGCTCACCGAGATCGCGGCGATGTCGGACAAGGTCACCTACGAACGCCGTGACGACGACGCGCGGCGCCCGTCCTTCGCCGTCCGCCGCAGTGGCACCGACATCGAGGTCCGCTTCGCCGGAATCCCGCTCGGCCACGAATTCACGTCGCTCGCACTCGCTTTACTCCAGGTCGGCGGCTACCCGTCGAAGGAGTCCCCCGAACTGCTCGAGCAGGTCCGCAACCTCGACGGCGACTTCCACTTCGAGACCTACTTCTCGCTGTCCTGCCAGAACTGCCCCGACGTGGTGCAGGCCCTGAACCTCATGGCCGTGCTCAATCCGCGCATCAGCCACGTGGCGATCGACGGCGCCCTCTTCCAGGACGAGGTCGACGGCCGCCAGATCATGGCCGTGCCGACGGTCTTCGTCAACGGCGAACTCTTCGGCTCCGGCCGGATGAGCCTCGAGGAGATCATCGGCAAGCTCGACGTCGGCGCAGCCGACCGCGCGGCCACCGCGATCGCGCAGAAGGATCCGTTCGACGTCCTCGTGGTCGGAGGTGGCCCGTCCGGTGCCGCCGCCGCGGTGTACGCCGCGCGCAAGGGAATTCGCACCGGCATCGCCGCCGAACGCTTCGGCGGCCAGGTGCTCGACACCATGGCGATCGAGAACTTCATCTCCGTTCCCTACACGGAGGGCCCCCAGTTCGGGTCTGCACTCGAAAATCACGTCCGCCAGTACGGCGTCGACATCATGAACACGCAGAAGGCCGCGAAGCTCGTGCCCGCCGCCACCGAGAACGGTCTCGTCGAGATCGAACTGGAAAGCGGTGCTTCCCTTCTCGCGCGCACGGTGATCCTGTCGACGGGTGCACGGTGGCGCTCGATGAACGTGCCCGGCGAGGACGCGTACCGGAACAAGGGTGTCACCTACTGCCCGCACTGCGACGGACCGCTGTTCAAGGGCAAGCGCGTCGCCGTGATCGGTGGGGGCAACTCCGGAGTGGAGGCCGCGATCGACCTCGCCGGACTGGTCGAGCACGTCACGCTCATCGAGTTCGACTCGGTGCTCCGCGCCGACGAGGTGCTGCAGCGCAAACTCCGCAGCCTCCCCAACGCGGACATCCTCCTGAGCACGCTCACGACGGAGGTCGTCGGAGACGGCGGCAAGGTCACCGGCCTGGCGTACCAGGACCGCACGACCGACACCGCGCACACGCTCGACGTGGAGGGTGTCTTCGTCCAGATCGGACTGCTGCCCAACACCGAGTGGCTGGCGGGGAGCGTCGAGCTGTCCGATCGCGGCGAGATCGCGATCGACGACCGCGGCCAGACGTCGGTCCCCGGGGTGTTCGCCGCCGGCGACTGCACCACCGTTCCGTACAAGCAGATCGTGATCGCCGCCGGAGCCGGCGCGACGGCGGCGCTGAGCGCATTCGATCGGCTCATCCGGACCGGTGTGCCTGCGGAGGAGTCCGCGGCCGCAACGGTCGGATAG
- a CDS encoding MarR family winged helix-turn-helix transcriptional regulator, whose translation MTSDGMDQWPTGRLLSTAARLVEHSWEDILRSQNMTHAGLISLHTIAEHPASQRDIAKASRVTDQTISRTIDRLERAGYVTRETDPSDERRKRVAITESGRAIYQNLLTLEKEDAALTAAVGDVGPLREQLLLLVRSLGLPPRT comes from the coding sequence ATGACGAGCGACGGCATGGACCAGTGGCCCACCGGACGGCTGCTGTCCACGGCTGCGCGGCTGGTAGAGCACTCGTGGGAGGACATTCTGCGGTCGCAGAACATGACCCATGCGGGACTCATCTCACTGCACACGATCGCCGAACACCCCGCCTCGCAACGGGACATCGCGAAGGCGTCGCGGGTGACGGACCAGACCATCAGCCGCACCATCGACCGCCTCGAACGCGCCGGGTACGTCACCCGGGAGACCGATCCGAGCGACGAGCGCCGCAAGCGGGTCGCGATCACCGAGTCGGGTCGCGCGATCTACCAGAACCTGCTGACCCTCGAGAAGGAGGACGCGGCCCTCACCGCCGCGGTCGGCGACGTGGGGCCGCTGCGCGAGCAACTCCTCCTCCTCGTCCGGTCACTGGGTCTTCCGCCCCGGACCTGA
- a CDS encoding tetratricopeptide repeat protein, which yields MDDQTGRDLLAAGAAAYSRGDVAEALRTFERVASGATGDLRTSAIVNAASMSDELGEHSRAVDLYREALEVMPVDAIRMRPAALVNLSQALQHVGDLDGAQDALEQARELLAAGGEDQGDLRVACLSSLTAVAMHRQQWAHAADVATESLDAAVRFAPGLAGHPLMNLAAIHFETGRFDLSDDFAGQALAAFETAGDVNAVAETQQNLGIMRVRAGRLDEAEPLLLSSQTYFERAGIGHRAGIGSKVLAFLAEGRGDTERATTLYRLGLDYFRSSGAMLDVADVETRLATVAFAEGRSSEGERLLAAAFATYHELGLGLHCAQVDFWHATLLESTLIASGTPDDAARARATALAVPAAIAIDAVRYTLPNGRQREQWNREIADPAMQLAFRLAYASGDARLVADLVETQCAGTTVDLGRAGHDTAPRLPLQLPDPPPAGATDTDGSFLLGAALAGVAAGAGLPVPLPPRLTVTPDGRIVLGSSIAAAEERYGRAVRDSRVVPAR from the coding sequence GTGGACGATCAGACGGGCCGCGACCTTCTCGCCGCGGGAGCCGCGGCCTACTCGCGGGGAGACGTCGCCGAGGCGCTCAGGACGTTCGAGCGGGTCGCCTCCGGGGCCACCGGAGATCTCCGGACGAGCGCGATCGTCAACGCGGCCAGCATGTCCGACGAACTCGGCGAACATTCGAGGGCCGTCGACCTGTACCGGGAGGCACTAGAGGTGATGCCTGTCGACGCGATCCGGATGCGTCCGGCGGCGCTGGTCAACCTGTCGCAGGCACTGCAGCACGTCGGTGACCTCGACGGCGCCCAGGACGCGCTCGAGCAGGCGCGCGAACTGCTCGCGGCCGGCGGCGAAGACCAGGGTGACCTGCGGGTCGCGTGCCTCTCGTCGCTGACCGCGGTCGCGATGCACCGGCAGCAGTGGGCGCACGCGGCCGACGTGGCCACGGAGTCCCTCGATGCGGCAGTGCGTTTCGCCCCGGGTCTGGCAGGCCATCCGCTGATGAACCTCGCCGCCATCCACTTCGAGACCGGGCGCTTCGATCTCTCCGACGACTTCGCCGGGCAGGCGCTCGCCGCTTTCGAGACGGCGGGCGATGTCAATGCGGTCGCCGAAACACAACAGAACCTGGGCATCATGCGTGTCCGCGCGGGGCGCCTCGACGAGGCGGAACCGCTGCTGCTGTCGAGCCAGACGTATTTCGAACGGGCCGGCATCGGCCACCGGGCGGGAATAGGATCGAAGGTGCTGGCGTTTCTCGCCGAGGGCCGCGGTGACACCGAACGCGCGACGACGCTGTACCGGCTCGGCCTCGACTACTTCCGCAGTTCCGGAGCGATGCTCGACGTCGCGGACGTCGAGACGCGCCTCGCCACCGTCGCCTTCGCCGAGGGCCGATCGAGCGAGGGCGAAAGACTTCTCGCCGCCGCGTTCGCCACGTACCACGAGCTGGGGCTCGGCCTGCACTGCGCGCAGGTCGACTTCTGGCACGCCACCCTCCTCGAGTCCACGCTGATCGCCTCCGGCACACCGGACGATGCGGCGCGGGCACGGGCCACCGCACTCGCCGTACCCGCGGCGATCGCCATCGACGCCGTGCGGTACACCCTCCCAAACGGCCGACAGCGCGAACAGTGGAACCGCGAGATCGCCGATCCCGCGATGCAATTGGCGTTCCGTCTCGCCTACGCCTCCGGCGATGCCCGGCTGGTGGCCGATCTCGTCGAAACACAGTGCGCGGGGACGACGGTGGACCTCGGCCGCGCCGGACACGACACCGCGCCACGGCTGCCCCTGCAGTTGCCCGACCCTCCGCCGGCCGGCGCGACCGACACCGACGGCTCCTTCCTGCTCGGTGCCGCACTCGCCGGAGTCGCGGCCGGCGCCGGCCTGCCGGTGCCCCTTCCCCCGCGGCTCACCGTGACGCCGGACGGCCGGATCGTGCTGGGCTCCTCGATCGCGGCAGCCGAGGAACGGTACGGGCGCGCCGTCCGCGACAGCCGCGTGGTGCCGGCCCGGTGA
- a CDS encoding PucR family transcriptional regulator, producing the protein MDAVDLPAPAGYALTIRELLTLPSLAGSKLIAGAGGLEQMVLRVNVMEVPDILPWVKPNELLITTGFPLRHADSGEPFDTGALVELVEGLARRGVAALGVKEGRYLDDLPAAMIEASDRLDVPLFLIPRDIGFDEVMSEVFTHLVDRQAFALDVADRMHRALTKIVLEGGDLPQIADEVAALFDAAVLICTPDGRVNATAGATVNLEALEGLPLVDPSGRLRTERLHPGLQSVPGTEAGQIAVAPVLAGGTDHGVIVAFAGDGGLGPVAVQALERAATVVALAVTKQLAVSAVESKFHGDFLRDVLNGDAGTVAQIAEHCAQLEWDVNRAMVVVVAELDPDLARSTAGPAARPPVAGRMPQQRLTDAWKQVVRRRDRHAPVVGFSSEVVVLMPVGGNDTRPVIDDLIAAVTGDRGGGRHSFCTGVSRVIDSATDIPQAYDQARKAVTVGRRMRGNGSVAHFDSLGVHRLLSLVDDSAELRAFATEILGSLAGDTDEAIDLRQTMQALLDTNCNVAETARILHFHYNTLRYRIGKLESIVGPFTTDPILRLDVALALRVVEMEGL; encoded by the coding sequence GTGGACGCGGTCGATCTGCCGGCACCTGCCGGCTACGCATTGACGATTCGAGAGCTGCTGACCCTGCCCAGCCTGGCCGGTTCCAAGCTCATCGCGGGGGCGGGTGGCCTCGAGCAGATGGTTCTGCGAGTCAACGTCATGGAGGTGCCGGACATCCTGCCGTGGGTCAAACCGAACGAACTGCTGATCACCACGGGGTTCCCTCTGCGACATGCAGATTCGGGTGAGCCGTTCGACACCGGCGCGCTGGTCGAACTCGTCGAGGGCCTCGCCCGGCGTGGCGTGGCCGCGCTCGGGGTCAAGGAGGGCCGGTACCTCGACGACCTCCCCGCGGCGATGATCGAGGCATCCGACCGACTCGACGTTCCGCTGTTTCTCATCCCGCGCGACATCGGTTTCGACGAGGTGATGTCCGAGGTGTTCACCCACCTCGTCGATCGTCAGGCGTTCGCGCTCGACGTTGCCGATCGCATGCACCGCGCCCTGACGAAGATCGTCCTCGAGGGCGGCGACCTGCCGCAGATAGCGGACGAGGTCGCCGCGCTGTTCGACGCTGCGGTGCTGATCTGCACGCCCGACGGTCGGGTCAACGCGACAGCGGGTGCGACGGTCAATCTGGAGGCGTTAGAGGGGTTGCCGCTGGTCGACCCGTCCGGCCGACTTCGCACCGAGCGCCTGCACCCCGGCCTGCAGTCCGTGCCGGGCACGGAGGCCGGCCAGATCGCCGTCGCGCCGGTTCTTGCCGGCGGCACCGACCACGGCGTCATAGTCGCCTTCGCGGGAGATGGCGGATTGGGCCCCGTGGCGGTGCAGGCGCTGGAGCGCGCCGCAACCGTCGTCGCGCTGGCGGTGACCAAGCAACTCGCCGTGTCGGCGGTCGAATCGAAATTCCACGGCGACTTCCTGCGCGATGTACTCAACGGGGACGCCGGCACGGTTGCCCAGATCGCGGAGCACTGCGCGCAGCTCGAATGGGACGTGAACCGCGCCATGGTGGTTGTGGTCGCGGAGCTCGACCCGGACCTCGCTCGCTCGACCGCGGGCCCTGCAGCACGGCCGCCGGTTGCCGGACGGATGCCGCAACAGAGACTCACCGATGCCTGGAAACAAGTGGTCCGGCGCAGGGATCGGCACGCACCGGTGGTCGGCTTCAGTTCCGAGGTGGTGGTGTTGATGCCGGTGGGTGGCAACGACACGAGGCCTGTCATCGACGATCTGATTGCGGCCGTCACCGGTGACCGAGGAGGCGGCAGGCATTCGTTCTGCACCGGCGTGAGCCGGGTCATCGACTCGGCTACCGACATTCCGCAAGCGTACGACCAGGCGCGTAAAGCAGTGACGGTCGGGCGGCGCATGCGCGGGAACGGCTCCGTCGCACACTTCGACAGCCTGGGCGTCCACCGACTGCTCTCCCTGGTCGACGACAGCGCCGAGCTCCGAGCGTTCGCCACCGAGATCCTCGGCTCGCTGGCCGGCGACACAGACGAGGCGATCGACCTCCGCCAGACGATGCAGGCGCTCCTGGACACCAACTGCAACGTCGCCGAGACTGCACGCATCCTGCATTTCCATTACAACACGCTGCGTTACCGGATCGGCAAGTTGGAGAGCATCGTCGGCCCGTTCACGACGGATCCCATTCTGCGCCTGGACGTCGCGCTTGCATTGCGGGTAGTGGAGATGGAGGGGTTGTGA
- a CDS encoding CHAT domain-containing protein: MPTHLPHPPTSDEQPTAIVRMADAGDLYTSWRWTHDSHPGGVGVAPAAQVDEAVAALARALPDLTDPQGLHQSLATGAFAAYESEHDLAQLLSRTFLPFGLARQLHELFTRGVRPHLRIQPSPRVAQVPWELIAPDAGLRLVDIADVSLLAPLSIVHSPGRPIRTWTDGHRLPVVAVLDPRVPGFRADSVLGSVLGRMAEDSPLSRRVATYAAEGRLLPAVDGPLDCFRREDADREWLGAALREGAGRLVYVGHVTAAAPETGQSEHAELHLACSADAVGFAEPTRAHRPLSAKDLLLGTHTLTEEPVRGADLWPIPSRVALIACESGGDLRFSEALGLVSAMIAGGAELVTASRWALPTDLAFQRIAGAAPHARPLQDAICSIDAAHDLPDAVGALCVWQRDRVAAWRDERRIEHSPVLWAAFATVAAH; the protein is encoded by the coding sequence GTGCCGACTCACCTGCCCCACCCGCCGACCTCGGACGAGCAGCCCACCGCGATCGTGCGGATGGCCGACGCCGGCGACCTGTACACGTCGTGGCGGTGGACCCACGACTCCCACCCCGGCGGGGTCGGCGTCGCACCCGCCGCGCAGGTGGATGAGGCCGTCGCCGCGCTGGCCCGGGCGTTGCCCGACCTCACGGACCCGCAGGGACTGCACCAGTCGCTGGCCACGGGCGCATTCGCCGCCTACGAGTCCGAACACGACCTGGCTCAACTCCTCTCGCGAACATTTCTCCCCTTCGGCCTCGCCCGGCAGTTGCACGAACTGTTCACCCGGGGTGTGCGCCCACACCTCCGGATCCAGCCGTCACCCCGGGTCGCGCAGGTGCCCTGGGAGCTGATCGCCCCCGACGCCGGGCTGCGTCTCGTCGACATCGCGGACGTCAGCCTGCTGGCCCCGCTCAGCATCGTGCACTCCCCCGGTCGCCCGATCCGAACCTGGACGGACGGCCACCGGCTCCCCGTCGTCGCGGTCCTCGACCCCCGCGTTCCGGGCTTCCGCGCCGATTCGGTTCTCGGTTCCGTCCTGGGACGGATGGCCGAGGACAGTCCGCTGTCGCGGCGGGTCGCGACGTACGCAGCCGAGGGACGGCTCCTCCCCGCGGTTGACGGGCCGCTGGACTGTTTCCGCCGCGAAGACGCCGACCGTGAATGGCTCGGCGCGGCGCTGAGGGAGGGCGCGGGCCGGCTGGTGTACGTCGGGCACGTCACGGCGGCGGCACCCGAAACCGGTCAGAGCGAGCACGCCGAACTGCACCTCGCCTGCTCCGCCGACGCCGTCGGGTTCGCGGAGCCGACGCGCGCGCACCGGCCGCTGTCGGCGAAGGACCTCCTCCTGGGCACACACACCCTCACCGAGGAACCGGTCCGCGGCGCCGACCTGTGGCCGATCCCGAGCAGGGTTGCGCTCATCGCCTGCGAGAGCGGCGGCGACCTGCGGTTCAGCGAGGCCCTCGGACTGGTCTCGGCGATGATCGCCGGCGGAGCGGAACTCGTCACCGCGAGCCGCTGGGCACTTCCCACGGACCTCGCGTTCCAGCGCATCGCCGGCGCCGCACCACACGCGCGCCCGCTGCAGGACGCCATCTGCTCGATCGACGCGGCGCACGATCTGCCAGACGCGGTCGGCGCGCTCTGCGTGTGGCAACGCGACCGGGTCGCCGCCTGGCGGGACGAACGGAGGATCGAGCATTCCCCGGTGCTGTGGGCGGCGTTCGCGACCGTCGCGGCGCACTGA